In one window of Henckelia pumila isolate YLH828 chromosome 1, ASM3356847v2, whole genome shotgun sequence DNA:
- the LOC140874835 gene encoding fasciclin-like arabinogalactan protein 1 gives MQLRRGASAASAVLFLAVFLISSTTDAFNITLLLNKHTEFSTINHYLSATQLADEINRRRTITVCVVDNPGMSDLLSKHLTLVGIKNVLSYHVLLDYFDAKKLHQLTKGSALAATMYQATGSATGSTGFVNITDLDRGRVGFAPKENGGNGSAIFVKSVEAQPYDISIIQISNLLPSAGADAPAAAPSLVNITKLMSAHGCKVFADTLSASPAEATFENNIVGGLTIFCPGDGAMKAFLPKYNNLTAADQQSLLEYHGLPIYYSLDGLRSNNGLTSTLATVGETFRFTVQNNGTDVVTIKTPLVTATIVNTVVDNQPLAIFQLNKVLIPPEFSKPDGLAPAPAPGPAAVSPKSSKSKHKSPPAPPGPSESPADAPDGDVADQNSNGAGVVGIGGGVLVALILTVSSTFLRL, from the coding sequence ATGCAGCTCCGCCGCGGTGCCTCCGCCGCCTCGGCGGTCCTCTTCCTCGCCGTATTTCTCATCTCCTCCACCACCGACGCCTTCAACATCACCCTCTTGCTAAACAAACACACTGAATTCTCCACCATCAACCACTACTTATCCGCCACCCAGCTGGCGGACGAGATCAACCGGCGGAGGACCATCACCGTGTGCGTGGTGGACAATCCAGGGATGTCAGATCTGCTCTCCAAGCACCTCACTCTCGTTGGGATAAAGAACGTCCTCTCTTACCACGTTCTCCTCGACTACTTCGACGCAAAGAAGCTCCATCAGCTCACCAAAGGCAGCGCACTCGCCGCCACCATGTACCAAGCCACCGGCTCCGCCACGGGCTCAACCGGTTTCGTCAATATAACCGATCTCGACCGTGGAAGAGTGGGTTTCGCTCCCAAGGAAAATGGGGGTAACGGTTCCGCCATTTTCGTCAAATCTGTGGAAGCTCAACCGTACGACATCTCCATCATCCAGATCTCCAACCTCCTTCCGTCAGCCGGAGCCGATGCCCCGGCCGCGGCGCCGAGCCTGGTGAACATCACGAAACTGATGTCGGCTCACGGATGCAAGGTCTTCGCCGATACCCTCTCGGCTAGTCCCGCCGAAGCCACGTTCGAAAACAACATCGTCGGTGGATTGACGATATTCTGCCCCGGCGACGGAGCCATGAAAGCTTTCCTGCCAAAATACAACAACTTAACTGCAGCAGATCAACAATCTTTGCTCGAATACCACGGATTGCCGATTTACTACTCGTTGGACGGTTTGAGATCCAACAACGGCCTCACCAGCACCCTGGCCACCGTAGGGGAAACGTTCCGCTTCACCGTGCAGAATAACGGCACCGATGTCGTCACCATAAAAACGCCGCTGGTAACGGCCACGATCGTGAACACTGTGGTGGATAACCAGCCCCTGGCTATCTTCCAACTGAACAAGGTTTTGATCCCGCCGGAATTTTCAAAACCCGATGGGCTGGCCCCCGCTCCCGCCCCTGGTCCTGCGGCCGTGTCACCCAAGTCTTCGAAAAGTAAGCACAAGTCCCCTCCGGCTCCTCCCGGCCCGTCGGAATCCCCCGCGGATGCTCCCGACGGAGACGTGGCTGATCAGAATTCCAATGGCGCCGGAGTGGTCGGAATTGGCGGTGGCGTATTGGTAGCTTTGATTCTTACCGTATCTTCTACGTTTTTACGGCTTTGA